The following coding sequences are from one Lolium rigidum isolate FL_2022 chromosome 6, APGP_CSIRO_Lrig_0.1, whole genome shotgun sequence window:
- the LOC124665169 gene encoding protein FAR1-RELATED SEQUENCE 5-like → MSEDMADMSEDCKEYHEIVIKTFVREEDGFNFYNSYALEKGFSMRRSYVEWNEANKEIILRKFVCSREGCREEKHMKRKRADMKSPPGSKSTDRYNACSSRSRSSEEDVS, encoded by the exons ATGTCG GAAGATATGGCTGATATGAGCGAGGATTGTAAAGAGTACCATGAGATCGTTATCAAGACGTTTGTTCGCGAGGAAGACGGATTCAATTTCTACAACAGTTATGCTCTTGAGAAAGGATTTAGCATGCGGAGAAGCTACGTTGAGTGGAATGAAGCCAACAAGGAGATAATTTTGAGGAAATTTGTGTGTAGTCGCGAAGGTTGTCGTGAAGAGAAGCACATGAAGAGGAAGAGAGCAGatatgaagagtcctccaggcagCAAGTCCACTGACAGGTACAATGCGTGTAGTAGTCGATCAAGAAGCAGCGAGGAGGATGTTTCATAG